A part of Pseudomonas sp. HR96 genomic DNA contains:
- the mapR gene encoding GntR family transcriptional regulator MpaR (MapR regulates genes involved in Pseudomonas quinolone signal (PQS) production and anthranilate metabolism) → MKRYEKFADEIAELIRTGVLAADARVPSVRYASQSYGISPSTVFQAYYLLERRGLIRAMPRSGYFVNPSLTGHLGEPSVSPASGETTPVDVSELVFSILSSIKNPQTVAFGSAFPSPTLFPLQRLARSLASTSRSMDPNLVVTDLSPGNPHLRRQIALRYRVAGMAVTADELLITNGALEALNLCLQAVTEPGDLVAIESPAFYACLQVLERLKLRAVEIPVHPRDGIDLQVLAEHLQRLPIKACWSMSNFQNPMGASMPEARKQALVALLERYQVPLIEDDVYAELYYGQHAPKPCKAFDQDGLVLHCGSFAKSLAPGYRIGWVAAGRYAQKIERLKLMTSLCASMPAQAAIADYLEHGGYDRHLRKLRQALEQQQRAMLAAVARYLPADTRVSRPAGGYFLWLELPTGVDSLELFRQALAQGISIAPGPIFSPTRRFRHCVRLNYGKPWDKDSEQAMATLGRLISALA, encoded by the coding sequence ATGAAACGCTACGAGAAATTCGCCGACGAGATTGCCGAACTGATCCGCACCGGCGTGCTGGCGGCCGACGCCCGCGTGCCCTCGGTACGCTACGCCAGCCAGTCCTACGGGATCAGCCCCTCCACGGTGTTCCAGGCCTATTACTTGCTGGAGCGCCGGGGCCTGATCAGGGCGATGCCGCGCTCGGGCTACTTCGTCAATCCTTCGCTCACCGGCCACCTGGGCGAGCCCAGCGTCAGCCCCGCCTCGGGCGAGACCACCCCGGTGGACGTCAGCGAACTGGTGTTCTCGATCCTCAGCTCAATCAAGAACCCACAAACCGTCGCGTTTGGTTCGGCCTTCCCCAGCCCGACACTGTTTCCACTGCAGCGCCTGGCGCGTTCGCTGGCCAGCACCAGTCGCAGCATGGACCCCAACCTGGTGGTGACCGACCTGTCACCGGGCAACCCGCACCTGCGCCGGCAGATCGCCTTGCGCTACCGGGTGGCTGGCATGGCCGTCACGGCCGATGAATTGCTGATCACCAACGGCGCGCTGGAAGCCCTGAATTTGTGCCTGCAGGCAGTGACGGAGCCGGGCGACCTGGTGGCGATCGAGTCCCCGGCCTTTTATGCCTGCCTGCAGGTGCTGGAGCGCCTGAAACTGCGCGCGGTGGAGATCCCCGTGCACCCGCGCGACGGCATCGACCTGCAAGTGCTCGCCGAACACCTGCAGCGCCTGCCCATCAAGGCCTGCTGGAGCATGAGCAACTTCCAGAATCCGATGGGCGCCAGCATGCCCGAGGCACGCAAGCAGGCGCTGGTCGCGCTGCTGGAGCGTTATCAGGTGCCGCTGATCGAGGATGACGTATACGCCGAGCTCTACTATGGCCAGCATGCACCCAAGCCGTGCAAAGCTTTCGACCAGGACGGCCTGGTGCTGCACTGCGGCTCCTTTGCCAAGAGCCTGGCACCTGGCTACCGCATTGGCTGGGTGGCCGCTGGACGCTACGCGCAGAAAATCGAACGCCTCAAATTGATGACCTCGCTCTGCGCGTCGATGCCGGCACAGGCTGCGATCGCCGACTACCTCGAGCACGGCGGTTATGACCGCCACCTGCGCAAGCTGCGCCAGGCGCTGGAGCAGCAACAACGAGCGATGCTGGCAGCGGTGGCGCGTTACCTGCCCGCCGACACCCGAGTGAGCCGCCCTGCCGGTGGCTATTTCCTCTGGCTGGAGTTGCCCACTGGCGTGGACTCGCTCGAACTGTTTCGTCAGGCGCTGGCCCAGGGCATCAGCATCGCCCCGGGGCCGATCTTCTCTCCTACCCGGCGTTTTCGCCACTGCGTGCGCCTGAATTACGGCAAACCCTGGGACAAGGATTCGGAACAGGCGATGGCCACGCTCGGCCGGCTGATCAGCGCGCTAGCCTGA
- a CDS encoding NAD(P)-dependent alcohol dehydrogenase, which translates to MAKTYSYAAKDPKDSLKPFTFERRAPGADDVQIDILYCGVCHSDLHTARNEWHNTLYPSVPGHEIVGRVTAVGSAVTKFKVGDLAGVGCMVDSCQHCASCAEGEEQYCENGFTGTYNGPVFGGENTYGGYSDNIVVKEKFVLHISHDEADLAAVAPLLCAGITTYSPLHHWKVGPGMKVGVVGLGGLGHMAVKIAHAMGAHVVLFTTSPNKREDGLRLGASEVVVSKNPDEMAKQVNSLDFILNTVAAPHDLDVFLNLLKRDGTMTLVGAPDSPHPSPGVFNLIFKRRSLAGSLIGGIQETQDMLDFCAKHGILSDIEMIDIQTINESYERMVKGDVKYRFVIDMASLKKEAAAA; encoded by the coding sequence ATGGCCAAGACTTACAGCTACGCTGCCAAGGATCCCAAGGATTCGCTCAAGCCCTTCACCTTCGAACGTCGCGCGCCGGGTGCCGATGACGTCCAGATCGATATCCTCTACTGCGGCGTCTGCCACTCCGACCTGCACACCGCCCGCAACGAATGGCACAACACCCTCTACCCGTCGGTACCTGGCCATGAAATCGTCGGCCGCGTGACTGCCGTAGGCTCTGCCGTGACCAAGTTCAAGGTCGGCGACCTGGCCGGTGTCGGCTGCATGGTCGACAGCTGCCAGCACTGTGCATCGTGCGCAGAGGGCGAAGAACAGTATTGCGAGAACGGCTTCACCGGCACCTACAACGGCCCGGTGTTCGGAGGCGAAAACACCTACGGCGGCTATTCGGACAACATCGTGGTCAAGGAAAAGTTCGTCCTGCACATCTCCCACGACGAAGCTGACCTGGCTGCCGTGGCGCCGCTGCTGTGCGCAGGCATCACCACCTATTCGCCCCTGCACCACTGGAAAGTCGGCCCCGGCATGAAGGTCGGCGTGGTCGGCCTGGGTGGCCTCGGCCATATGGCGGTGAAGATCGCCCACGCCATGGGCGCCCACGTGGTGCTGTTCACCACCTCGCCGAACAAGCGCGAAGACGGCCTGCGCCTGGGCGCCAGCGAAGTGGTGGTGTCCAAAAACCCGGATGAAATGGCCAAGCAGGTCAACAGCCTGGACTTCATCCTCAACACCGTGGCGGCGCCCCACGACCTGGATGTTTTCCTCAACCTGCTCAAGCGCGATGGCACCATGACCCTGGTCGGCGCCCCAGACAGCCCGCACCCCTCGCCAGGCGTGTTCAACCTGATCTTCAAGCGCCGCAGCCTGGCTGGCTCGTTGATCGGCGGCATCCAGGAGACCCAGGACATGCTGGATTTCTGCGCCAAGCACGGCATTCTCTCGGACATCGAGATGATCGACATCCAGACCATCAACGAGTCCTACGAGCGCATGGTCAAGGGCGACGTGAAATACCGCTTCGTGATCGACATGGCAAGCCTGAAGAAAGAAGCCGCTGCGGCTTGA
- the hemB gene encoding porphobilinogen synthase: MSSQFPYTRPRRLRGSESLRSLFQEVEFSLDDLVLPIFVEEEIDDFVPINSMPGVRRIPESRLASEIERYARAGIKSVMTFGVSHHLDDDGSDTWNDNGLVARINRICKEAVPEMIVMSDTCFCEYTAHGHCGVLHDGKVDNDATLVNLGRQAVVAARAGADFIAPSAAMDGQVQAIRAALDGAGFHDTSIMAYSTKFASSLYGPFREAGGSALKGDRKSYQMNPMNRREAVRESLLDEQEGADALMVKPAGAYLDIIRDIREASRLPLAAYQVSGEYAMIKFGAQAGAIDEGRVVRESLGAIKRAGADLIFTYFAMDLALGGI, from the coding sequence ATGTCCAGTCAGTTTCCGTACACACGCCCACGCCGCCTGCGGGGTTCCGAAAGCCTGCGGTCGCTGTTCCAGGAAGTGGAGTTCAGCCTCGACGATCTGGTGCTGCCGATTTTCGTCGAAGAGGAGATCGACGACTTCGTGCCGATCAACAGCATGCCAGGGGTGCGGCGCATTCCCGAGTCGCGCCTGGCCAGCGAGATCGAGCGCTACGCGCGAGCTGGCATCAAGTCGGTGATGACCTTCGGCGTTTCCCACCACCTGGATGACGATGGCAGCGACACCTGGAACGACAACGGCCTGGTGGCGCGGATCAATCGCATCTGCAAGGAGGCGGTGCCGGAAATGATCGTCATGTCCGACACCTGTTTTTGCGAATACACCGCCCACGGCCACTGTGGCGTGCTGCATGACGGCAAGGTCGACAACGACGCCACTTTGGTCAACCTCGGCCGCCAGGCCGTGGTGGCTGCCCGGGCGGGTGCCGACTTCATCGCGCCTTCGGCGGCCATGGACGGTCAGGTTCAGGCCATCCGTGCCGCGCTGGACGGGGCGGGCTTTCATGACACTTCGATCATGGCGTATTCGACCAAGTTTGCCTCCTCGCTTTATGGCCCATTCCGCGAAGCCGGCGGCAGCGCCCTCAAGGGTGACCGCAAGAGCTACCAGATGAACCCGATGAACCGCCGTGAAGCGGTGCGCGAGTCGCTGCTCGACGAGCAGGAGGGTGCCGACGCGCTGATGGTCAAGCCGGCCGGGGCCTATCTGGACATCATTCGCGACATCCGCGAAGCCTCGCGCCTGCCGCTGGCGGCCTATCAGGTCAGCGGCGAATACGCCATGATCAAATTCGGCGCCCAGGCCGGTGCCATCGATGAAGGGCGCGTGGTACGCGAGAGCCTTGGCGCGATCAAGCGTGCAGGCGCGGACCTGATCTTCACCTATTTCGCCATGGACCTGGCATTGGGCGGGATTTGA
- a CDS encoding MFS transporter produces the protein MSSPADTSSHGSTQSKKATASGWIGSALEYYDFFIYAQAAALIFPQIFFPNTDPKVAIVASLATYGVGYVARPIGAFFLGHWGDTRGRKNVLLLCMFMMGFATMAVGLLPTYGQVGVLAPLLLVILRLIQGFAVAGEISGASSMILEHAPFGRRGFFASFTLQGVQAGQIFAAAIFLPLAYFMPDEAFNTWGWRIPFLLSAIVLIAGYIIRKEVHETPAFTKEEQASSVARSPIKDAFKHSWKSMALVVCMALMNVIPVVATIFGAAYAVQPAYGIGFAKSVYLWIPVVGNIIAVLVIPFVGNLSDKIGRRPTMIFGCLSSGLLSFGYLYAISIHSVPLAMAMSFLMWGVFYQGYNAVFPSFYPELFHTRYRVSAMAIAQNVGTLITALLPALFAAYAPPGSTDIPLIVGSMAFGITIIAAAAAYFAPETYRIPMNELGKPDAKAMEKKEYDEARSRALSVSV, from the coding sequence ATGAGCAGCCCCGCAGACACTTCGTCGCACGGCTCCACACAGTCGAAGAAAGCCACCGCCAGCGGTTGGATCGGCTCGGCGCTGGAATACTACGACTTCTTTATCTACGCCCAGGCAGCGGCGCTGATATTCCCGCAGATCTTTTTCCCCAACACCGACCCCAAAGTCGCCATCGTCGCTTCGTTGGCCACTTATGGCGTGGGCTACGTGGCGCGCCCTATCGGGGCATTCTTCCTGGGTCACTGGGGAGACACCCGCGGGCGCAAGAACGTACTGCTGTTGTGCATGTTCATGATGGGGTTTGCGACCATGGCGGTGGGGCTGCTGCCTACCTATGGCCAGGTCGGCGTGCTGGCTCCGTTGCTGCTGGTGATCCTGCGCCTGATCCAGGGTTTCGCGGTGGCCGGGGAGATTTCCGGGGCCAGCTCGATGATCCTCGAACATGCCCCGTTCGGCCGACGCGGATTCTTTGCCAGCTTCACCCTGCAGGGCGTGCAGGCCGGGCAGATCTTCGCCGCCGCGATCTTTCTGCCATTGGCCTACTTCATGCCGGACGAGGCCTTCAATACCTGGGGCTGGCGCATTCCGTTCCTGCTGAGCGCCATCGTGCTGATCGCCGGCTACATCATCCGCAAGGAAGTCCACGAAACCCCGGCCTTCACCAAGGAAGAGCAAGCCAGCAGCGTAGCCCGCTCGCCGATCAAGGATGCGTTCAAGCACAGCTGGAAAAGCATGGCCCTGGTGGTGTGCATGGCGCTGATGAACGTGATCCCGGTGGTTGCCACCATCTTCGGCGCCGCCTATGCCGTGCAGCCTGCCTACGGCATCGGCTTCGCCAAAAGCGTGTACCTGTGGATTCCGGTGGTGGGCAATATCATCGCGGTGCTGGTCATCCCGTTCGTGGGCAACCTGTCGGACAAGATCGGCCGGCGCCCAACCATGATCTTCGGCTGCCTGAGCTCCGGACTGCTGTCGTTCGGCTACCTGTATGCGATCAGCATCCACAGCGTACCGCTGGCCATGGCCATGTCGTTCCTGATGTGGGGCGTGTTCTACCAGGGCTACAACGCGGTGTTTCCAAGCTTTTACCCGGAGCTGTTCCACACTCGCTATCGCGTATCGGCCATGGCCATTGCGCAGAACGTCGGCACGCTGATCACCGCGCTGTTGCCAGCCCTGTTCGCCGCCTATGCGCCACCCGGTTCGACCGATATCCCGCTGATCGTCGGCAGCATGGCATTCGGCATTACCATCATCGCCGCCGCTGCGGCCTACTTTGCCCCGGAGACTTATCGTATCCCGATGAATGAACTGGGCAAGCCTGATGCCAAGGCGATGGAGAAGAAAGAGTACGATGAGGCGCGTTCGCGGGCCCTCAGTGTTTCGGTGTAG
- a CDS encoding PAS domain S-box protein — translation MKPSDIFHTAAEHHRRYELLVQSVMDYAIYMLDLDGRIITWNAGAQRIKGYSTEDIIGQHFSRFFGADDQADGKPHRLLSQAYAQGRCQDEGWRVRKDGSRFWARIALDLIRDDSGNPIGFAKVTRDITERHEAERQLDQVRAELFQAQKLEALGQLTGGLAHDFNNLLTIILSSAKMAQKSANPERVAAMLANIVDAGERGSRLTRQLLTFARHKEAGSQRLDVGEMLATTQALLAQALPKRITLQVQAPPDLWQVDADPSQLEMVLLNLTLNARDAISAEGCIHVHASNQHLDEGTHGLLGDFVCITVADTGAGIDEYTRQRIFEPFFTTKAFGQGTGLGLSQAYGFARHVNGDLRVDSVVGEGTQMHLYIPAAL, via the coding sequence ATGAAACCGTCCGACATTTTCCATACGGCCGCCGAGCATCACCGCCGCTACGAGCTGCTGGTCCAGTCGGTCATGGACTACGCCATCTACATGCTCGACCTGGATGGCCGGATCATCACCTGGAACGCCGGCGCCCAGCGCATCAAGGGCTACAGCACCGAGGACATCATCGGCCAGCACTTCTCGCGATTCTTCGGCGCCGATGATCAGGCCGACGGCAAGCCGCACCGCCTGCTCAGCCAGGCCTACGCCCAAGGTCGCTGCCAGGATGAAGGCTGGCGGGTACGCAAGGACGGCAGCCGCTTCTGGGCCCGGATCGCCCTGGACCTGATCCGCGACGACAGCGGCAACCCGATCGGCTTCGCCAAGGTCACCCGCGATATCACCGAGCGCCATGAGGCCGAGCGTCAGCTCGACCAGGTACGGGCCGAGCTGTTCCAGGCACAGAAGCTCGAGGCCCTCGGGCAGCTGACCGGTGGCCTGGCCCACGACTTCAACAACCTGCTGACGATCATCCTCAGCTCGGCGAAGATGGCGCAAAAAAGCGCCAACCCCGAGCGGGTGGCGGCCATGCTGGCGAATATCGTCGACGCCGGTGAACGCGGCAGCCGCCTGACCCGCCAGTTGCTGACGTTTGCCCGGCACAAGGAGGCCGGCAGCCAGCGACTGGACGTTGGCGAAATGCTCGCCACCACCCAAGCGCTGCTGGCCCAGGCGTTGCCCAAGCGCATCACACTGCAGGTGCAGGCCCCACCGGACCTGTGGCAGGTAGACGCCGACCCCAGCCAGCTGGAAATGGTCCTGCTCAATCTGACGCTCAATGCCCGCGACGCCATCAGCGCCGAGGGCTGCATCCATGTGCACGCCAGCAACCAGCATCTGGACGAAGGCACCCATGGCCTGCTGGGGGATTTCGTCTGCATCACCGTCGCCGACACCGGCGCCGGCATCGACGAGTACACCCGCCAGCGGATCTTCGAGCCGTTCTTCACGACCAAGGCGTTCGGCCAGGGTACCGGGCTGGGGCTCAGCCAGGCCTACGGCTTCGCACGCCACGTCAATGGTGACCTGCGAGTCGACAGCGTGGTGGGGGAAGGTACGCAGATGCACCTGTACATTCCGGCGGCCTTATAG
- a CDS encoding ATPase domain-containing protein has protein sequence MLEQLKRLATGIVGFDALLKGGLVAGASYIVQGRPGSGKTILANQLGFYHVREGGRVLVATLLSESHERLFQYLSTLSFFDPSRIGNEIQFVSAFDTLENEGLDEVVKLLRREIVRQKATVLIVDGLLNARSKAESQIDTKKFIAELQGHAAFAGCTVLFLTSSRLDDGSPEHTMVDGVIELGEELFGTRSVRRIQLRKTRGSGALSGLHECEITDDGLVIYPRLESLYSRPSHVETTDMKPLPSGVPALDGLIGGGLPRASVTLAMGPSGVGKTTLGIRFLSVATPEEPGLHFGFYETPDRLRAKANAIGVDFASMEETGALHMAWQPTTEGLLDGLGARLLRLVDQHGIKRVSIDSFGGMTRMANNPARLTPFFSALMGELRARGVLVFASWEIRGLFGPELDAPSPDLSSIVDNILVLRFVEYESELKRLLSILKIRDSVYDPALLELVVNDHGVDLRKAFKNAEAVMSGSASTISKP, from the coding sequence ATATTGGAACAGCTAAAACGCCTTGCAACCGGAATCGTCGGCTTCGACGCTCTATTGAAAGGTGGCCTGGTGGCCGGTGCTTCATACATCGTCCAGGGCCGACCCGGCTCGGGCAAGACCATCCTCGCCAACCAGCTGGGCTTTTACCACGTGCGCGAAGGTGGCCGTGTGCTGGTGGCGACATTGCTCTCCGAATCCCACGAGCGGCTGTTCCAGTACCTGTCCACCCTGTCCTTCTTCGACCCCTCGCGCATCGGCAACGAGATCCAGTTCGTCAGCGCCTTCGACACCCTTGAGAATGAAGGGCTGGACGAAGTGGTCAAGCTGCTGCGCCGCGAAATCGTCCGCCAGAAAGCCACGGTATTGATCGTCGACGGCTTGCTCAACGCCCGTTCCAAGGCCGAATCGCAGATCGACACCAAGAAGTTCATCGCCGAACTGCAAGGCCACGCCGCCTTCGCCGGCTGCACCGTGCTGTTCCTGACCAGCTCGCGGCTGGACGACGGCAGCCCGGAACACACCATGGTCGATGGCGTCATCGAGCTGGGCGAAGAGCTGTTCGGTACCCGCTCGGTGCGCCGCATCCAGCTGCGCAAGACCCGCGGTAGCGGCGCCCTCTCCGGCCTGCACGAATGCGAGATCACCGACGACGGCCTGGTCATCTACCCACGCCTGGAAAGCCTGTACAGCCGCCCGTCCCATGTCGAAACCACCGACATGAAGCCGCTGCCCAGCGGCGTTCCGGCCCTGGACGGGCTGATCGGCGGCGGCCTGCCGCGCGCCTCGGTGACCCTGGCCATGGGCCCCTCCGGGGTCGGCAAGACCACCCTGGGCATTCGTTTTCTCAGCGTCGCCACGCCTGAGGAGCCGGGGCTGCACTTCGGCTTCTACGAAACCCCAGACCGTCTGCGCGCCAAAGCCAACGCCATCGGCGTCGACTTCGCCAGCATGGAAGAAACCGGTGCACTGCACATGGCCTGGCAGCCGACCACCGAAGGCCTGCTCGACGGCCTCGGTGCGCGCCTGCTGAGGCTGGTGGACCAACACGGCATCAAGCGGGTGAGCATCGACAGCTTCGGCGGCATGACCCGCATGGCCAACAACCCGGCCCGCCTGACCCCGTTCTTCAGCGCCCTGATGGGCGAACTGCGCGCCCGCGGCGTACTGGTGTTCGCCTCCTGGGAGATCCGCGGCCTGTTCGGCCCCGAGCTGGACGCGCCCAGCCCGGACCTGTCGAGCATCGTCGACAACATCCTGGTGCTGCGCTTCGTGGAGTATGAGTCTGAACTTAAACGCCTGTTATCCATCCTTAAGATAAGAGACAGCGTTTACGATCCCGCTTTGCTGGAGCTGGTCGTCAACGACCATGGGGTCGATTTGAGGAAGGCTTTCAAAAATGCAGAAGCCGTTATGTCGGGCAGCGCATCGACGATATCGAAGCCGTGA
- a CDS encoding response regulator: MATILIVDDEYVIADILGYALEDEGYTVVKAGNGRKGLEILERDRPTLVITDFMMPLMDGLEFARAIRERPAFEQTPIVLMSGAQANLGRDNPHIFAAVFDKPFDIDKVIAKVSELLGEETH; the protein is encoded by the coding sequence ATGGCTACTATCCTGATCGTCGACGACGAGTACGTGATCGCCGATATCCTGGGCTATGCCCTCGAGGATGAAGGCTACACGGTCGTCAAGGCCGGCAATGGCCGCAAGGGCCTGGAAATCCTCGAGCGCGATCGGCCGACGCTGGTAATTACCGACTTCATGATGCCGCTGATGGATGGCCTGGAGTTCGCCAGGGCCATCCGTGAGCGGCCGGCGTTCGAGCAGACTCCAATCGTGCTCATGTCCGGCGCCCAAGCCAATCTTGGCCGCGACAATCCCCATATATTCGCTGCGGTTTTCGACAAGCCCTTCGACATCGACAAGGTGATTGCCAAGGTCAGTGAACTGCTCGGCGAGGAGACACATTAG
- a CDS encoding STAS domain-containing protein — protein MSSAVLAELLKQHEATLIDHWIAAQRSAGIRSDLIDERTVQQNSRDLFKALSLAIAEGNDDFDAPAWRPVKAFIERLSQAQSRQGFSPSETATFVFSLKEALFQTIQEHSSNPVQVTLSASRLLDKIGLFSMQCFMTGREAVIREQQESMLELSTPVVQLWKGVLAIPLIGALDSNRTQIVMEALLQKIVDTESDIAIIDITGVPTVDTMVAQHLLKTITAAKLMGAKCIISGIRPQIAATIVHLGVELGDVVTKASLADAFQLALKELNVRLVTPQTR, from the coding sequence ATGTCCTCCGCCGTCCTTGCCGAACTGTTGAAGCAGCACGAAGCTACCCTTATCGATCACTGGATCGCTGCCCAACGCAGCGCCGGCATCCGCTCGGACCTGATCGACGAACGCACCGTGCAGCAGAACTCGCGCGACCTGTTCAAGGCACTCAGCCTGGCCATTGCCGAAGGCAACGACGATTTCGACGCGCCGGCCTGGCGCCCGGTCAAAGCTTTCATCGAACGCCTGTCCCAGGCCCAGAGCCGTCAGGGCTTCAGTCCCAGCGAGACCGCGACCTTCGTCTTCTCGCTCAAGGAAGCGCTGTTCCAGACCATCCAGGAACACAGCAGCAACCCGGTGCAGGTCACCCTCTCGGCCAGCCGCCTGCTGGACAAGATCGGCCTGTTCAGCATGCAGTGCTTCATGACCGGCCGCGAAGCGGTGATCCGCGAGCAACAGGAAAGCATGCTCGAGCTCTCCACCCCGGTGGTCCAGCTGTGGAAAGGCGTGCTGGCCATCCCGCTGATCGGCGCGCTGGATTCCAACCGCACCCAGATCGTCATGGAAGCGCTGCTGCAGAAGATCGTCGACACCGAGTCGGACATCGCCATCATCGACATCACCGGCGTGCCCACCGTGGACACCATGGTTGCCCAGCACCTGCTCAAGACCATCACCGCCGCCAAGCTGATGGGCGCCAAGTGCATCATCAGCGGCATCCGCCCGCAGATCGCCGCGACCATCGTGCACCTGGGTGTGGAACTGGGCGACGTGGTCACCAAGGCCTCGCTGGCCGACGCCTTCCAGCTCGCCCTCAAAGAGCTGAATGTGCGCCTGGTCACCCCGCAGACCCGCTAA
- a CDS encoding STAS domain-containing protein, producing the protein MVDRIPVLKMGKYLLLTIQVDMHDQLALDLQEDLTEQIVRHNAKGVLIDISSLEIVDSFIGRMLSHIANVSRILDAKVIVVGMQPAVAITLVELGLSLEGIATALNVEKGMRWLENNVNDDLVQELESDEDRDAAAEAGN; encoded by the coding sequence ATGGTGGACAGAATCCCCGTCCTGAAAATGGGCAAGTACCTGTTGTTGACCATCCAGGTCGACATGCATGACCAACTGGCGTTGGACCTGCAGGAAGACCTGACCGAGCAGATCGTGCGCCATAACGCCAAGGGCGTACTCATCGATATCTCCTCGCTGGAAATCGTCGACTCGTTCATCGGCCGCATGCTCTCGCATATTGCCAACGTGTCGCGCATTCTCGACGCCAAGGTGATCGTCGTCGGCATGCAACCGGCAGTGGCCATCACCCTGGTCGAGCTCGGGCTTTCGCTGGAAGGCATCGCCACCGCGCTCAACGTGGAAAAAGGCATGCGCTGGCTGGAAAACAATGTAAACGACGACCTGGTTCAGGAGCTTGAGAGTGACGAAGACAGAGACGCTGCCGCTGAAGCAGGAAACTGA
- a CDS encoding ATP-binding protein: MRVTKTETLPLKQETDIVVIRQRVRKAAEEIRLGLVSQTKVVTAASEIARNGLIYGGGGECVIEITQRDGRTALHLIIADNGPGIDNLERAMTDGFTSGGGLGLGLSGAKRLVDDFAIQTVPGSGTTIELWKWR; the protein is encoded by the coding sequence TTGAGAGTGACGAAGACAGAGACGCTGCCGCTGAAGCAGGAAACTGACATCGTCGTCATTCGCCAGCGAGTGCGCAAGGCTGCCGAAGAAATACGACTGGGTCTGGTGTCGCAAACCAAGGTGGTCACCGCAGCCAGCGAAATCGCTCGCAACGGCCTGATCTACGGCGGCGGCGGCGAATGCGTGATCGAGATCACCCAGCGTGACGGGCGTACTGCCCTGCACTTGATCATCGCCGACAACGGCCCTGGCATCGACAACCTCGAGCGCGCCATGACCGATGGCTTCACCTCCGGCGGCGGCCTGGGCCTGGGCCTTTCCGGCGCCAAGCGGCTGGTGGACGATTTTGCAATCCAGACCGTGCCGGGCTCCGGCACAACGATTGAACTGTGGAAATGGCGATGA
- a CDS encoding SpoIIE family protein phosphatase: MNELLFDMSIPVSDSAHVDAARRQIVRAAAELNNDDTLLGKLTVVVQEAARNLVNHAGSGELLYCQDSQALRLLTVDSGPGMANVAQCLTDSYSTTGTMGAGLGAMQRMSDLFDVFSQPGQGTVLYTQFDLPHAVASLDPGFSVGAVCTPYPGEEICGDAWAMRGNRVMIADGLGHGHAASVASQKARQVFLDHDPALTIEQVMEQMHRALMPTRGGAVSIAEINVEQRQLRFCGMGNVAGILVSDKQRSLVSSNGTVGYRMGRIHGFSYPWEPGNVLLLASDGIGTKLNLGAYPGLYGRHPAVIAGLVHRDFKRHNDDATVVVVKYDTPRH, from the coding sequence ATGAACGAGCTACTTTTCGACATGAGCATCCCGGTGAGCGACAGCGCTCACGTCGACGCCGCGCGCCGCCAGATCGTGCGCGCGGCGGCCGAGCTCAACAATGACGACACTCTGCTCGGCAAACTCACCGTGGTGGTGCAGGAAGCGGCGCGCAACCTGGTCAACCATGCCGGCAGCGGTGAATTGCTGTATTGCCAGGACAGCCAGGCGTTGCGCCTGCTCACGGTCGACAGCGGCCCGGGCATGGCCAACGTCGCCCAGTGCCTGACCGACAGCTACTCCACCACCGGCACCATGGGCGCGGGCCTGGGTGCCATGCAGCGCATGTCCGACCTGTTCGACGTGTTCTCGCAGCCGGGCCAGGGTACGGTGCTCTACACCCAGTTCGACCTGCCGCACGCGGTCGCCAGCCTCGATCCGGGTTTCAGCGTCGGCGCTGTCTGCACGCCCTACCCTGGCGAGGAGATCTGCGGTGACGCCTGGGCCATGCGCGGCAACCGGGTCATGATCGCCGACGGCCTGGGCCACGGCCACGCGGCCAGCGTTGCCAGTCAGAAGGCCCGCCAGGTGTTTCTCGACCACGACCCGGCGCTGACCATCGAGCAGGTCATGGAGCAGATGCACCGCGCGTTGATGCCCACTCGGGGCGGCGCGGTGTCGATCGCCGAAATCAATGTCGAGCAACGTCAGCTGCGCTTTTGCGGCATGGGCAACGTCGCCGGCATCCTGGTCAGCGACAAGCAGCGCAGCCTGGTCTCCAGCAATGGCACGGTCGGCTACCGCATGGGCCGCATCCACGGCTTCAGCTACCCCTGGGAGCCGGGCAATGTCCTGCTGCTGGCGTCCGACGGCATCGGCACCAAATTGAACCTCGGGGCCTATCCCGGACTCTATGGGCGACACCCTGCGGTGATTGCCGGGCTGGTACATCGAGATTTCAAACGGCACAACGACGACGCCACTGTGGTGGTGGTCAAGTACGACACGCCGCGTCACTAA